In one window of Desulforhabdus amnigena DNA:
- a CDS encoding aspartate kinase has protein sequence MALVVQKYGGTSVANAERIKAVAERVANRRKAGDNLVVVLSARSGDTDRLLALGREISSNPDPREMDVLLATGEQMTIALLSMALKDMGFDAISMTGYQAGIITNRSYSRARINWIETLPIMEKIHEGKIVVVAGFQGYDDEGNITTLGRGGSDTTAVALAAALSADMCEIYTDVEGVFTTDPNVYSKARKLDKISYMEMLEMASMGAKVLHLRSVEFGMKYHVPIMVLSSFTDAPGTLVTKEDAEMEKVVVSGITYNKNEARITITNVPDAPGMAAKVFRAISNANVNLDLIVQGSGSIMGRTNISFTVPRTDYEKTFKIAEKVAQEMDAGQVHGNPHIAKISVIGLGMRSHPGVASKMFETLARENINLKMISTSEIKISCIIDEKYTELAVRVLHDAFQLDKAPHERIEIQEEK, from the coding sequence AACGCATCAAGGCAGTGGCCGAGCGTGTGGCAAACCGCAGAAAAGCAGGCGACAACCTTGTAGTGGTTCTATCCGCGAGATCGGGAGACACTGACCGGTTGCTGGCTCTGGGACGCGAAATCAGCTCCAACCCGGACCCGCGGGAAATGGACGTTCTGTTGGCGACCGGTGAGCAAATGACCATCGCGCTTCTCAGTATGGCTCTCAAGGATATGGGGTTCGACGCCATTTCCATGACGGGATACCAGGCTGGGATCATTACCAATCGCAGCTACAGCCGAGCCCGCATCAACTGGATTGAAACCCTGCCCATCATGGAAAAGATCCATGAGGGGAAGATCGTAGTGGTGGCCGGTTTCCAGGGCTACGACGATGAAGGCAACATCACGACCCTCGGCCGCGGAGGCTCGGACACGACGGCGGTCGCTCTGGCAGCGGCCCTGAGCGCCGACATGTGTGAAATCTACACCGACGTGGAGGGCGTTTTCACGACGGACCCCAACGTCTATTCCAAGGCGAGAAAGCTCGATAAGATCAGTTATATGGAAATGCTGGAAATGGCCAGTATGGGAGCCAAGGTGCTCCATCTGCGTTCAGTAGAATTCGGAATGAAGTACCATGTTCCAATCATGGTCCTGTCTTCTTTTACTGACGCGCCAGGTACGCTCGTCACCAAGGAGGATGCAGAAATGGAAAAGGTGGTGGTTTCGGGAATCACCTACAACAAGAATGAGGCACGCATCACGATCACCAATGTTCCCGACGCTCCCGGTATGGCGGCCAAGGTCTTCAGGGCGATTTCGAACGCCAATGTGAATCTGGACCTCATAGTTCAAGGAAGTGGCTCCATCATGGGGCGTACGAACATTTCGTTCACTGTCCCCAGAACCGACTACGAGAAAACGTTCAAGATTGCCGAAAAGGTTGCCCAGGAAATGGACGCCGGGCAGGTACACGGCAATCCCCATATTGCCAAGATTTCCGTGATCGGCTTGGGCATGAGGAGCCACCCTGGAGTGGCCAGTAAAATGTTTGAAACGCTGGCCAGGGAAAATATCAATCTCAAGATGATCAGCACGTCCGAGATCAAGATTTCCTGCATTATCGATGAAAAATATACCGAATTGGCTGTTCGGGTCCTGCACGACGCTTTTCAACTGGACAAGGCACCTCATGAACGGATCGAGATACAGGAAGAGAAATAA
- the cimA gene encoding citramalate synthase has translation MQEVRIYDTTLRDGTQAEDFSLSLEDKIRIALKLDDLGIHYVEGGWPGSNPKDVGFFEEIRKYELKQTQIAAFGATHHPKKTAEADENLRALLAAKTPVVTLFGKSWTIHVREALHTTLNHNLQLIHDSLAYLRPHVKTLFYDAEHFFDGFKEEPEYALSTLAKALEAGAECLILCDTNGGNLPTTIREIMQSVRERFPSAPLGIHVHNDGDLAVANSITAVEMGAVQVQGTINGVGERCGNANLCSIIPNLCLKMNIPCLSSENLKKLRSISRFVLELANIPPSRYQPYVGRSAFAHKGGVHISAVEKNPLTYEHISPELVGNRRRILVSDLSGRATIKRKAEDYGLHLDKSDPVAMQVLEELKDLENQGFQFEAAEASFELLVNRAMGKSKRYFELVGFRVIDQKMDEHNEPVAEATILVKVGGHMEHTAALGLGPVNALDNALRKALEKFYPELKDMELSDYKVRVLPGKEGTAARVRVLIESHDTSDHWGTVGVSHDIIEASWQALVDSINYKMYKSEKHHRKS, from the coding sequence ATGCAAGAAGTTAGAATTTACGACACTACTCTTCGAGATGGTACGCAAGCCGAAGACTTTTCGCTTTCGCTGGAAGATAAAATTCGGATTGCACTGAAGCTCGACGACCTTGGAATCCATTATGTGGAGGGAGGTTGGCCCGGCTCCAATCCCAAGGATGTCGGATTCTTTGAAGAAATAAGGAAGTATGAACTCAAGCAGACTCAAATCGCAGCCTTTGGGGCCACCCACCACCCCAAGAAGACAGCGGAAGCCGATGAAAATCTGAGAGCCTTGCTCGCGGCCAAAACTCCCGTGGTCACCCTGTTTGGAAAGAGCTGGACGATTCACGTCAGGGAAGCGCTTCACACCACTCTCAACCACAACCTGCAGCTCATTCATGACAGCCTGGCCTACCTGCGCCCTCATGTGAAAACCCTCTTTTACGATGCGGAGCACTTCTTCGATGGGTTCAAGGAGGAACCCGAATATGCACTCTCCACCCTGGCAAAAGCGCTGGAAGCGGGAGCGGAGTGCCTGATTCTCTGCGACACCAACGGTGGAAACCTGCCGACCACCATTCGTGAAATCATGCAGAGCGTGAGAGAGCGTTTTCCCTCCGCTCCCCTTGGAATCCACGTCCACAACGACGGCGATCTTGCCGTTGCCAATTCCATTACGGCCGTGGAGATGGGAGCGGTTCAGGTTCAGGGAACCATCAACGGCGTGGGGGAACGATGTGGGAATGCCAATCTCTGTTCCATTATTCCAAACCTTTGCCTGAAGATGAACATTCCCTGCCTGAGTTCCGAGAATCTGAAGAAACTGAGATCCATCAGCCGCTTCGTCCTGGAACTGGCCAATATCCCCCCCAGCCGCTACCAGCCTTACGTGGGACGCAGTGCTTTCGCCCACAAAGGAGGAGTGCACATCAGCGCGGTGGAGAAGAATCCGCTAACGTATGAGCATATCTCTCCCGAGTTGGTGGGGAACAGGCGCCGCATACTGGTTTCAGACCTTTCGGGCCGGGCCACCATCAAACGTAAAGCGGAGGACTACGGTCTTCACCTGGACAAATCCGATCCTGTGGCCATGCAGGTTCTGGAAGAGCTGAAGGACCTCGAGAACCAGGGATTTCAGTTTGAAGCTGCCGAAGCCAGTTTCGAGCTTCTGGTGAACCGGGCAATGGGCAAGAGCAAACGCTATTTTGAACTGGTCGGCTTCCGGGTCATCGATCAAAAGATGGACGAACATAATGAACCAGTGGCTGAAGCCACCATACTGGTTAAAGTGGGCGGCCACATGGAACATACCGCGGCTCTGGGCCTTGGCCCCGTCAATGCGCTGGACAATGCTCTGCGAAAGGCGTTGGAGAAATTCTATCCGGAGCTCAAAGATATGGAACTGAGCGATTACAAGGTCCGGGTCCTGCCCGGGAAGGAAGGAACGGCCGCCCGCGTCCGAGTTCTCATTGAATCCCATGACACATCAGATCACTGGGGCACCGTGGGAGTGTCGCACGATATCATTGAAGCCAGCTGGCAGGCCCTGGTAGACAGCATCAATTACAAAATGTACAAAAGCGAAAAACACCATCGGAAGTCCTGA
- the pckA gene encoding phosphoenolpyruvate carboxykinase (ATP), with translation MNTNTASHSPHGLENHGIQNVGTIYWNLPTPFLYEQAIRRREGRLSHLGPLVVRTGQYTGRAPKDKFIVREPTSEDKIWWGEVNQMMEQSRFDTLRQRLLAYWQCKDLFVQDCFAGADPTYRLPIRVITETAWHSLFARNLFIQATPEQLKTHVPEFTVFHAPNFHAIPEVDGTRSEVFVVIHFRERIVLIGGTHYAGELKKAIFTVLNYLLPQRNVLTMHCSANMDADENVAIFFGLSGTGKTTLSTDPNRRLIGDDEHGWSDKGVFNLEGGCYAKVIHLSPEAEPEIYETTRRFGTILENVGYNSMTGRIDLDDELMTENTRAAYPISHIKSATRRGVGGHPNNIIMLTADAFGVLPPIAKLTSSQALYYFLSGYTAKVAGTEKGVTEPKATFSACFGAPFMALSPTVYARLLGEKIGEHEVNVWMINTGWSGGPYGIGKRISIAHTRAMVHAALNGKLLTVPMREDPNFRISVPTSCPDVPSEILDPRSTWADTAAYDEQAKKLAGMFRNNFKAFEGSVAEDVKAANPRGS, from the coding sequence ATGAACACTAACACTGCTTCTCACAGTCCCCATGGTTTGGAAAATCATGGAATTCAAAACGTCGGCACCATTTACTGGAACCTTCCCACCCCTTTTCTCTACGAGCAGGCAATCCGCCGGCGCGAAGGACGTCTTTCGCACCTGGGTCCCCTGGTGGTTCGCACGGGGCAATACACGGGGCGCGCTCCCAAAGACAAATTCATTGTTCGCGAACCCACCAGCGAAGACAAAATCTGGTGGGGAGAAGTAAACCAGATGATGGAGCAAAGCCGCTTTGACACGCTCCGACAACGGCTTCTGGCCTACTGGCAGTGTAAGGACCTTTTCGTTCAGGACTGCTTTGCCGGAGCGGACCCCACTTATCGTTTGCCCATCCGCGTCATTACGGAGACAGCCTGGCACAGCCTTTTTGCGCGCAATTTATTCATTCAGGCAACGCCTGAACAATTGAAAACGCACGTTCCCGAGTTCACGGTCTTCCACGCTCCCAACTTCCACGCAATTCCCGAGGTGGACGGAACGCGCTCGGAAGTCTTCGTGGTGATTCACTTTCGAGAGCGCATCGTGCTCATCGGGGGTACCCATTACGCCGGAGAACTCAAGAAAGCCATTTTCACCGTGCTCAACTACCTGCTGCCGCAACGGAATGTTCTGACCATGCATTGCTCCGCCAACATGGACGCCGATGAAAATGTGGCCATTTTCTTCGGCCTTTCAGGTACCGGGAAAACAACGCTTTCGACAGACCCAAACCGCAGGCTCATCGGCGATGACGAACATGGCTGGAGCGACAAAGGCGTCTTCAACCTGGAAGGGGGATGCTATGCGAAGGTGATCCACCTTTCCCCCGAGGCTGAACCCGAAATTTATGAGACAACACGCCGTTTCGGCACCATCCTCGAAAACGTCGGCTACAACAGCATGACCGGCCGCATCGACCTGGACGATGAACTGATGACGGAAAACACCCGGGCCGCCTATCCCATCAGCCACATCAAATCCGCCACGCGTCGAGGCGTCGGCGGACACCCCAACAATATCATCATGCTCACGGCCGACGCTTTCGGCGTGCTCCCCCCCATTGCCAAGCTCACCTCCTCTCAAGCGCTCTATTATTTCCTGTCCGGTTACACGGCAAAAGTCGCGGGAACGGAAAAAGGCGTCACCGAGCCCAAGGCCACCTTCAGCGCCTGCTTCGGGGCCCCGTTCATGGCCCTCTCTCCCACCGTCTATGCCCGACTGCTCGGGGAAAAGATAGGGGAGCACGAAGTCAATGTATGGATGATCAATACCGGGTGGAGCGGCGGACCCTACGGAATCGGCAAAAGAATAAGCATCGCTCACACCCGGGCCATGGTCCATGCGGCCCTCAACGGCAAACTTTTGACTGTTCCCATGAGAGAAGATCCCAACTTCCGAATCTCCGTACCGACTTCATGTCCGGATGTCCCTTCGGAAATCCTGGATCCCCGCAGCACATGGGCGGATACTGCAGCTTATGACGAACAAGCGAAAAAACTTGCCGGAATGTTCAGAAACAACTTCAAGGCATTCGAGGGAAGTGTCGCGGAAGATGTCAAAGCGGCCAACCCTAGGGGTTCCTGA
- a CDS encoding SAM-dependent methyltransferase — MFPGPAIFSISFAVLGYEVLLMRLLSITQWHHFAYMIISIALLGFGASGTFVALTQDCLLKRFHGAFIANALLFALAVVFGFVLAERVPLNPLEILWDARQWIHLLELYLILFLPFFFAANCISLTFSSFKDQIHRIYLFDLLGAGTGAMGVVVLLFLFRPTTCLRILSVPGFFAAGCASFSRKTLKFYCLGIALLLCGLSLPFFWPEGWLALRVSEYKGLSDALRIPGARVVAERFSPLGWLSVVESPSIPFRHAPGMSLNCDTEPPVQLGIFTDGDGMSPITRFDGNFGPFSYLDCMTSALPYHLLKSPQVLVLGAGGGADVLMALSHGAKTVDAVELDANVVSLVREDFADFAGNLYGREDVHVHVAEARGFVASASRQYDLIQVSLLDSFNASATGGYALSESYLYTVEALEEYLQHVEPGGFLAITRWVKAPPRDSLKLFATAIAALERSSEKNPENRLALIRSWKTTTLLVKNGWLTTEDTAAMRAFCEARSFDLDYCPGLKASEANRFNVMEGGYLHEGALALLGKNRDDFIERYKFYIEPATDDRPYFFHFFKWEILPEVLSLKSSGGIALIEWTYPILVLTFLQALGVSILLILLPLGLQRRFKASRKGCGRTVLYFSLLGFSFLFIEIAFIQKFILFLHHPLYAASVVLCGFLIFAGLGSHFSGKLGALLEKSKHAQKEGLPISMAVAGIVIIALIYVAALPLIFSRCSGFPEGLRMTLSLGLIAPLAFFMGMPFPLGLTRIARAAPALIPWAWGINGCVSVLSAVLATLLAIHWGFNTVVVLALLLYILAACVYWKPLTRQAIRNGDRNAAESFLPQSGREGP; from the coding sequence ATGTTTCCCGGTCCGGCCATATTCAGCATTTCTTTTGCCGTGCTGGGCTATGAAGTGCTGCTGATGCGGCTGCTGAGCATCACGCAATGGCATCACTTCGCCTACATGATCATCAGCATCGCGTTGCTGGGGTTCGGAGCCAGCGGCACTTTCGTGGCCCTGACTCAGGACTGCCTTCTGAAGCGATTTCATGGAGCCTTTATCGCCAACGCTCTGCTTTTTGCCCTGGCGGTGGTTTTCGGATTTGTGCTCGCGGAACGTGTTCCGTTGAATCCTCTTGAAATCCTTTGGGATGCCAGGCAGTGGATTCATCTTCTGGAACTCTATCTCATCCTCTTTCTGCCGTTCTTCTTTGCCGCCAATTGTATCAGCCTCACTTTTTCCAGCTTCAAAGACCAGATCCATCGCATTTATCTTTTCGATCTTCTGGGGGCGGGGACGGGCGCCATGGGGGTTGTGGTTCTGCTCTTTCTTTTCCGCCCTACCACCTGTCTCAGGATTCTCTCTGTTCCGGGTTTTTTCGCTGCGGGCTGCGCGAGTTTTTCCCGAAAAACACTCAAATTTTATTGTCTCGGGATTGCTTTGCTTTTGTGCGGTTTGTCCCTTCCTTTTTTCTGGCCGGAAGGATGGCTTGCGCTACGAGTTTCGGAATACAAGGGGCTCAGTGACGCATTGCGCATTCCGGGCGCCAGGGTCGTCGCAGAGCGGTTCAGTCCTTTGGGCTGGCTGAGTGTTGTGGAAAGCCCCTCTATCCCGTTTCGACACGCACCGGGAATGAGTCTCAATTGCGATACGGAACCCCCCGTCCAGCTGGGGATTTTTACAGATGGCGACGGTATGAGTCCCATCACCCGGTTTGACGGAAACTTCGGTCCTTTTTCATACCTGGACTGTATGACTTCGGCTCTTCCCTATCACCTGCTGAAAAGTCCGCAGGTTCTGGTGCTGGGGGCCGGAGGCGGGGCGGATGTGCTCATGGCGCTCTCTCATGGGGCGAAGACGGTCGATGCCGTGGAACTCGATGCAAATGTCGTTTCTCTGGTGAGAGAAGATTTCGCTGATTTTGCGGGAAACCTCTACGGGCGTGAGGATGTTCATGTTCATGTGGCGGAAGCGCGAGGTTTTGTCGCGTCCGCTTCCCGGCAATACGACTTGATACAGGTCTCACTGCTCGATTCCTTCAATGCTTCCGCCACCGGAGGATATGCTCTGAGCGAGAGCTACCTCTACACCGTCGAAGCCTTGGAGGAATACCTTCAGCACGTAGAGCCGGGGGGCTTTCTGGCTATAACCCGGTGGGTGAAAGCGCCGCCGCGGGATAGCCTGAAACTCTTCGCCACGGCCATTGCCGCCCTGGAAAGGTCATCGGAAAAGAATCCGGAAAATCGATTGGCCCTGATTCGAAGCTGGAAAACCACTACACTTCTGGTGAAAAATGGGTGGCTTACGACAGAGGACACGGCTGCTATGCGGGCATTCTGCGAAGCGCGTTCCTTTGACTTGGATTATTGCCCCGGCCTGAAAGCTTCGGAAGCCAACCGCTTCAACGTCATGGAAGGGGGCTATCTTCACGAAGGCGCATTAGCGCTCTTGGGAAAGAACCGGGATGATTTTATTGAACGGTACAAATTTTATATCGAACCGGCTACGGACGACAGGCCGTATTTCTTTCATTTCTTCAAGTGGGAGATCCTTCCGGAGGTTCTGTCTCTCAAAAGCAGTGGCGGAATAGCCCTCATCGAATGGACTTATCCGATTCTGGTTCTGACTTTTCTGCAGGCGCTCGGAGTGAGCATCCTCCTGATACTGCTTCCCCTGGGACTCCAGAGGCGTTTCAAGGCATCCAGGAAAGGGTGTGGACGGACGGTGCTCTATTTCTCGCTGCTGGGTTTTTCCTTTCTGTTCATTGAAATCGCCTTCATCCAGAAGTTCATTCTCTTTCTACACCATCCACTCTATGCCGCTTCCGTGGTGCTTTGCGGCTTTTTGATCTTTGCCGGCCTGGGAAGCCATTTTTCCGGGAAACTGGGAGCCCTCCTGGAGAAATCGAAGCATGCACAAAAGGAGGGACTCCCTATCTCCATGGCCGTCGCCGGCATTGTGATCATCGCTCTTATTTATGTGGCCGCTTTGCCGCTCATCTTCAGCCGGTGTTCAGGGTTTCCAGAGGGCCTCAGAATGACCCTTTCACTGGGACTCATCGCTCCTCTGGCTTTTTTCATGGGGATGCCCTTTCCACTGGGCCTCACGAGAATCGCACGGGCGGCTCCGGCTCTCATTCCGTGGGCCTGGGGAATCAACGGCTGCGTGTCGGTCCTGAGCGCCGTCCTGGCAACCCTTCTAGCCATTCACTGGGGATTCAACACAGTGGTTGTCCTGGCTTTGCTTCTCTATATTCTTGCGGCTTGTGTCTATTGGAAACCCCTCACACGGCAGGCCATCAGAAACGGCGACCGGAATGCCGCAGAAAGTTTCCTGCCGCAAAGCGGCAGAGAAGGACCGTGA
- a CDS encoding protein-L-isoaspartate(D-aspartate) O-methyltransferase, producing the protein MGTRTITRTCDFDSSIITGGRTMIRSILAFFLLFPLVLCCTGSSASENSPYQVQRESMVKEIEADVQSTREQLGKRSLGPQVLEAMRRVPRHEFVSNGQRRYAYENRPLPIGHGQTISQPYIVAVMTDLLDVGKEDTVFELGTGSGYQAAILAECAREVYSVEIIEELGETARERLKRLGYGNVQVRVGDGYYGWKEHAPFDAIMVTAAGSHIPPPLVEQLKPGGRMVIPIGGSFMTQQLMLVEKTMDGKIKTRQVLPVAFVPLTGGH; encoded by the coding sequence ATGGGCACCCGCACTATCACGAGGACTTGTGATTTCGATTCCTCTATTATTACGGGAGGGAGAACCATGATACGAAGCATTTTAGCGTTTTTCCTGCTTTTTCCCCTGGTGTTGTGTTGCACGGGGAGTTCCGCCTCGGAGAATAGTCCTTATCAGGTGCAACGCGAGAGCATGGTTAAGGAAATCGAGGCCGATGTGCAATCTACCCGTGAGCAGCTCGGCAAGAGATCTCTGGGGCCGCAGGTACTGGAAGCCATGAGACGGGTGCCGCGCCATGAATTCGTTTCGAATGGCCAGAGACGCTACGCTTACGAAAACCGGCCGTTGCCCATCGGCCATGGGCAGACCATTTCTCAGCCCTACATAGTGGCCGTCATGACCGACCTGTTGGACGTAGGAAAAGAAGACACGGTGTTCGAACTGGGGACGGGATCGGGTTATCAGGCGGCGATTCTGGCGGAATGCGCCAGGGAAGTGTATTCCGTTGAAATCATAGAAGAGCTGGGGGAGACGGCGCGGGAACGCCTGAAGCGCCTGGGATACGGCAACGTGCAGGTGCGTGTCGGCGACGGCTATTATGGATGGAAAGAGCATGCCCCTTTCGACGCAATTATGGTAACGGCTGCCGGCAGCCATATCCCTCCTCCTCTCGTGGAACAACTGAAACCCGGCGGCAGGATGGTAATCCCCATCGGCGGTTCTTTCATGACCCAGCAACTGATGCTGGTGGAAAAAACGATGGATGGGAAAATCAAAACGAGGCAGGTGCTGCCCGTTGCCTTCGTGCCTCTGACGGGCGGGCATTAA
- a CDS encoding patatin-like phospholipase family protein encodes MDSTQNVYSLETLPRPLAFVFSGGVSLGAMQVGMLRAVCQSGITPDLVIGSSAGAINAAFIGQGFGEERIEALAEIWLGLTLTDVFGSIGVREIINLLSGRKALASPDALRGLIARYIPDAFEDQLIPTFVTATDYLSGDTFILRTGSLHESLLASSAIPFVFPPVIMKGRTLIDGSVTSRVPLLSAQKLGARTLVVFDVGYPCMLEEPPETTLEKALHFFSIMLNRQPLGELSSLKKDRIVLYLPSPCPLSVANYDFSESDSLIKTGYVLTRDFLEGLFLFGPGIHGHPHYHEDL; translated from the coding sequence ATGGATTCCACTCAGAATGTTTATTCATTGGAAACATTGCCCCGGCCTCTGGCATTTGTATTCTCCGGGGGAGTCTCTCTTGGGGCCATGCAGGTCGGGATGCTGCGAGCCGTATGCCAGTCCGGCATAACGCCCGATCTGGTGATCGGCAGTTCCGCGGGGGCGATCAATGCCGCCTTTATCGGTCAGGGATTCGGCGAAGAACGCATTGAAGCTCTTGCTGAAATATGGCTTGGACTGACACTCACGGATGTGTTTGGTTCTATTGGGGTAAGAGAAATCATCAATCTGCTCTCGGGTCGCAAGGCCCTGGCGTCCCCCGATGCGCTGCGGGGATTGATTGCCAGATACATCCCGGATGCTTTCGAAGACCAGTTGATCCCCACTTTTGTCACCGCCACGGATTATTTATCCGGTGATACCTTTATCCTGAGAACGGGAAGCCTCCACGAGAGCCTTCTCGCTAGCAGTGCAATCCCTTTTGTTTTCCCTCCTGTCATCATGAAAGGCCGTACACTCATAGACGGTTCCGTAACTTCGCGTGTTCCGCTGCTGTCGGCTCAAAAGCTAGGGGCCCGCACATTGGTGGTGTTCGATGTGGGTTATCCCTGTATGCTGGAGGAACCTCCTGAAACGACCCTTGAAAAGGCTTTGCATTTTTTCTCCATCATGCTCAATCGCCAGCCCCTGGGTGAACTTTCCTCGCTGAAAAAGGATAGAATCGTCCTCTATCTGCCCTCTCCCTGTCCACTATCCGTCGCCAATTACGATTTTTCAGAGTCTGATTCTCTGATCAAGACGGGATATGTTTTGACCCGTGATTTTCTCGAGGGCCTTTTTCTTTTTGGGCCGGGAATCCATGGGCACCCGCACTATCACGAGGACTTGTGA
- a CDS encoding NUDIX domain-containing protein produces MYRKNSHCSYCGQVFPRNAAWPRTCTLCGNITFLNPLPVAVVLVPVDDGILVIRRGIAPHVGKPALPGGYINLGESWQEAGAREVLEEACVSISPEEIREFAVRSGEDETLLVFGIAGRRASESLPPFQPTDESLERLILKRPENLAFGLHTEIVRLFFAGHLPLRI; encoded by the coding sequence ATGTATCGAAAAAATTCTCATTGTTCTTACTGTGGCCAGGTTTTTCCCCGCAATGCCGCTTGGCCCAGGACGTGCACCCTGTGCGGGAACATCACTTTCCTGAATCCCCTGCCGGTCGCGGTTGTATTGGTTCCGGTGGACGATGGAATTCTGGTGATCAGGCGTGGTATTGCACCGCATGTGGGGAAACCGGCTTTGCCCGGCGGATACATCAACCTGGGGGAATCCTGGCAGGAAGCCGGGGCGCGGGAAGTTCTGGAAGAGGCGTGTGTTTCCATTTCTCCGGAAGAGATTCGGGAGTTTGCAGTGCGGAGTGGTGAGGACGAAACCTTGTTGGTTTTTGGTATTGCGGGGCGCCGGGCATCGGAGAGCCTTCCGCCTTTCCAGCCAACCGATGAGAGCCTGGAGAGGCTCATTCTCAAGCGACCGGAAAATCTGGCTTTCGGGTTGCACACTGAAATCGTCAGACTGTTCTTCGCAGGGCACCTCCCTTTGCGGATATGA